The segment GAAGTTGATCTTGCCGCCCTTGATGTCGTTGACGGCCTTGGTGACATCGGCGGTCACGGTGCCCGTCTTCGGGTTGGGCATCAGACCACGCGGGCCGAGCACACGCGCGATGCGGCCGACCTTGGCCATCTGGTCGGGGGTGGCGATCGCGGCGTCGAAGTCCAGGAAACCGCCCTGGATCTTCTCGATCAGGTCATCGCTGCCGACGATATCGGCGCCTGCGGCGACGGCCTGCTCGGCCTTCTCACCCACGGCGAACACCGCGACACGGGCCGTCTTACCGGTGCCGTGCGGCAGGTTGACGGTGCCGCGCACCATCTGGTCTGCCTTGCGCGGGTCCACGCCCAAGCGGATCGCCACCTCGACGGTCGCGTCCTGCTTCTTCGACGAGGTCTCCTTGGCCAGCCGTGCGGCCTGGAGCGGGGTGTAGAGATTGTCGCGATCCACCTTCTCGGCGGCTTCGCGGTAAGCCTTGCTGTTCTTGCTCATTGATGTCTCCAGTTCAGAGTTTGTGGTTGGCGAGCCGAAGCGGGCTCTCCCACAACTACGAGGTTGTGCTTATTCGACCGTGATGCCCATGGACCGAGCGGTGCCGGCGATGATCTTCGCGGCAGCGTCGATGTCGTTGGCGTTGAGATCTTCCTTCTTGGTCTCGGCGATCTCGCGCACCTGATCCCAGGTCACCTTGGCGACCTTGGTGGTGTGCGGGGTGCCGGAACCCTTCTGCACGCCTGCGGCCTTGAGCAGCAGCTTGGCGGCGGGCGGGGTCTTCAGGGCGAACGTGAAACTGCGATCCTCGTAGACACTGATCTCCACGGGGATGACGTTTCCGCGCTGCGACTCGGTCGCGGCGTTGTACGCCTTGCAGAACTCCATGATGTTGACGCCGTGCTGGCCGAGCGCCGGACCCACGGGCGGAGCAGGGTTGGCCTGCCCGGCCTGGATCTGGAGCTTGATCAACCCGACGACCTTCTTCTTCGGGGCCATGCTCTGGTTTTTCCTTCTCTCGATGGGCCCGGCCGATATCCGGGCCCGAAAACTAAATCTTGGCGACCTGCGTGAACGTCAGCTCGACCGGCGTCTCACGACCGAAGATCGACACCAGCACCTTGAGCTTCTGCTGCTCGGCGTTGACCTCGCTGATCGAGGCCGGCAGCGTCGCGAACGGGCCGTCCATGACGGTGACGGACTCGCCGACCTCGAAGTCGACCAAGATCTCGGGACGCTCCAGCGTCGCCTCGCTGGAAGCCGCGGCACCCGCGGTGCTCTTCGCGGGCTTCTTCGCTGCCGCCGGCGGCAGCAGGAACTTCACCACGTCGTCGAGGCTCAGCGGGGACGGCTTGGACGTCGCGCCGACGAACCCGGTGACACCCGGGGTGTTGCGCACCGCGCCCCACGACTCGTCGTTGAGATCCATGCGCACCAGGATGTAACCCGGCAGCACCTTGCGGTTGACCTGCTTGCGCTGGCCGTTCTTGATCTCGGTGACCTCTTCGGTGGGCACCTCGACCTGGAAGATGTAGTCGCCGACGTCGAGGTTCTGCACGCGGGTCTCGAGGTTGGCCTTCACCTTGTTCTCGTAACCGGCGTACGAGTGGATGACGTACCAGTTGCCCGGCCGGGTGCGCAGGTCCTTCTTCAGCGCGACGGCAGGATCCTCGTCCTCAGCCTCGAC is part of the Mycobacterium adipatum genome and harbors:
- the rplA gene encoding 50S ribosomal protein L1, with the translated sequence MSKNSKAYREAAEKVDRDNLYTPLQAARLAKETSSKKQDATVEVAIRLGVDPRKADQMVRGTVNLPHGTGKTARVAVFAVGEKAEQAVAAGADIVGSDDLIEKIQGGFLDFDAAIATPDQMAKVGRIARVLGPRGLMPNPKTGTVTADVTKAVNDIKGGKINFRVDKQANLHFVIGKASFDEKALAENYGAALDEILRAKPSSSKGRYVKKVTVSTTTGPGIPVDPAVTRNFTEEAQA
- the rplK gene encoding 50S ribosomal protein L11; the protein is MAPKKKVVGLIKLQIQAGQANPAPPVGPALGQHGVNIMEFCKAYNAATESQRGNVIPVEISVYEDRSFTFALKTPPAAKLLLKAAGVQKGSGTPHTTKVAKVTWDQVREIAETKKEDLNANDIDAAAKIIAGTARSMGITVE
- the nusG gene encoding transcription termination/antitermination protein NusG, giving the protein MTSFDGDDNFDADTPEGEAVVDVLDETAATPEADEAPAAEAAEVEAEDEDPAVALKKDLRTRPGNWYVIHSYAGYENKVKANLETRVQNLDVGDYIFQVEVPTEEVTEIKNGQRKQVNRKVLPGYILVRMDLNDESWGAVRNTPGVTGFVGATSKPSPLSLDDVVKFLLPPAAAKKPAKSTAGAAASSEATLERPEILVDFEVGESVTVMDGPFATLPASISEVNAEQQKLKVLVSIFGRETPVELTFTQVAKI